From Pseudomonas sp. LS1212, the proteins below share one genomic window:
- a CDS encoding F0F1 ATP synthase subunit epsilon: MAMTVHCDIVSAEGEIFSGLVEMVVAHGSLGDLGIALGHAPLITELKPGPIRLIKQGGETEVYYISGGYLEVQPNMVKVLADTVQRAADLDEASAREAVQAAEKALHDRGAEFDYGAAAARLAEAAAQLRTVQQIRKKFGG; encoded by the coding sequence ATGGCTATGACAGTCCATTGCGATATCGTCAGCGCGGAAGGGGAAATTTTCTCCGGTCTGGTCGAGATGGTGGTTGCGCACGGCAGCCTGGGTGATCTTGGTATCGCTCTGGGTCACGCTCCGCTGATCACTGAACTCAAGCCAGGCCCGATCCGCCTGATCAAACAGGGTGGGGAAACCGAGGTGTATTACATCTCCGGTGGTTACCTCGAGGTTCAGCCGAACATGGTCAAGGTTCTTGCCGACACTGTGCAACGTGCTGCCGACCTGGATGAAGCCTCCGCTCGGGAAGCCGTTCAGGCTGCCGAGAAGGCCCTGCATGACAGAGGTGCAGAGTTCGATTACGGAGCTGCTGCCGCACGTCTGGCCGAGGCTGCAGCTCAGCTGCGC
- the atpD gene encoding F0F1 ATP synthase subunit beta has protein sequence MSSGRIVQIIGAVIDVEFPRDSVPSIYNALSVQGAETTLEVQQQLGDGVVRTIAMGSTEGLKRGLGVTDSGAAISVPVGKATLGRIMDVLGNPIDEAGPIGEEERWGIHRPAPSFAEQAGGNDLLETGIKVIDLVCPFAKGGKVGLFGGAGVGKTVNMMELIRNIAIEHSGYSVFAGVGERTREGNDFYHEMKDSNVLDKVALVYGQMNEPPGNRLRVALTGLTMAEKFRDEGNDVLLFVDNIYRYTLAGTEVSALLGRMPSAVGYQPTLAEEMGTLQERITSTKQGSITSIQAVYVPADDLTDPSPATTFAHLDATVVLSRDIASLGIYPAVDPLDSTSRQLDPMVIGQEHYDTARGVQYVLQRYKELKDIIAILGMDELSEADKQLVNRARKIQRFLSQPFFVAEVFTGASGKYVSLKDTIAGFKGILNGDYDHLPEQAFYMVGSIEEAIEKAKKL, from the coding sequence ATGAGTAGCGGACGTATCGTTCAAATCATCGGCGCCGTGATCGACGTGGAATTTCCACGCGACAGCGTACCGAGCATCTACAACGCGCTGAGTGTACAAGGCGCGGAAACCACCCTGGAAGTTCAGCAGCAGCTGGGCGACGGCGTGGTTCGTACCATTGCGATGGGTTCCACCGAAGGCCTGAAACGTGGCCTGGGCGTTACCGACTCTGGCGCAGCCATCTCCGTACCGGTCGGTAAAGCGACCCTGGGCCGGATCATGGACGTACTGGGCAACCCGATCGACGAAGCTGGCCCGATCGGCGAAGAAGAGCGCTGGGGCATTCACCGTCCTGCGCCATCCTTCGCTGAACAAGCGGGCGGCAACGACCTGCTGGAAACCGGCATCAAGGTTATCGACCTGGTTTGCCCGTTCGCCAAGGGTGGTAAAGTCGGTCTGTTCGGTGGTGCCGGTGTAGGCAAGACCGTAAACATGATGGAACTGATCCGTAACATCGCCATCGAGCACAGCGGTTATTCCGTGTTCGCCGGTGTGGGTGAGCGTACTCGTGAGGGTAACGACTTCTACCACGAGATGAAGGATTCCAACGTACTCGACAAAGTGGCGCTGGTTTACGGCCAAATGAACGAGCCACCAGGAAACCGTCTGCGCGTAGCACTGACCGGCCTGACCATGGCCGAGAAGTTCCGTGACGAAGGTAACGACGTACTGTTGTTCGTTGACAACATCTACCGTTACACCCTGGCCGGTACTGAAGTATCCGCACTGCTGGGCCGTATGCCTTCTGCAGTAGGTTACCAGCCGACCCTGGCCGAAGAGATGGGTACTCTGCAAGAGCGTATCACTTCGACCAAGCAAGGTTCGATCACCTCGATCCAGGCGGTATACGTACCAGCGGACGACTTGACCGACCCGTCGCCAGCGACCACCTTCGCCCACTTGGACGCTACCGTCGTACTGTCCCGTGACATCGCCTCCTTGGGTATCTACCCAGCGGTCGATCCACTGGACTCCACTTCGCGTCAGCTGGACCCGATGGTTATCGGCCAGGAGCACTACGACACCGCTCGCGGCGTTCAGTACGTGCTGCAGCGCTACAAAGAGCTGAAGGACATCATTGCGATCCTGGGTATGGACGAGCTGTCGGAAGCCGACAAGCAGTTGGTAAACCGTGCTCGTAAGATTCAGCGCTTCCTGTCGCAGCCGTTCTTCGTGGCTGAAGTCTTCACTGGCGCTTCGGGTAAATACGTTTCCCTGAAAGACACCATTGCTGGCTTCAAAGGCATCCTCAACGGTGACTACGACCACCTGCCAGAACAAGCGTTCTACATGGTCGGCAGCATCGAAGAAGCGATCGAGAAAGCCAAAAAACTGTAA
- the atpG gene encoding F0F1 ATP synthase subunit gamma, whose product MAGAKEIRSKIASIKSTQKITSAMEKVAVSKMRKAQMRMAASRPYAERIRQVIGHLANANPEYRHPFMIDREVKRVGYVVVSSDRGLCGGLNTNLFKALVKDMSVNRENGVEIDLCVIGSKGAAFFRNFGGNVVAAISHLGEEPSINDLIGSVKVMLDAYLDGRIDRLNVVSNKFINTMTQQPTVEQLIPLVATPDQELKHHWDYLYEPDAKELLDGLMVRYVESQVYQSVVENNAAEQAARMIAMKNATDNAGDLISDLQLIYNKARQAAITQEISEIVGGAAAV is encoded by the coding sequence ATGGCAGGCGCAAAAGAGATTCGCAGTAAGATTGCGAGCATCAAAAGCACGCAAAAAATTACCAGCGCCATGGAAAAAGTGGCGGTCAGCAAGATGCGCAAGGCTCAAATGCGCATGGCTGCTAGCCGTCCTTACGCGGAGCGTATCCGCCAGGTGATTGGACATCTGGCCAACGCCAACCCGGAATACCGCCACCCGTTCATGATCGACCGCGAAGTAAAGCGCGTCGGTTATGTCGTAGTGAGCAGTGACCGTGGTCTGTGTGGTGGCTTGAATACCAACCTGTTCAAGGCCTTGGTCAAGGACATGTCGGTAAACCGCGAAAACGGCGTAGAGATCGATCTGTGCGTGATCGGCAGCAAGGGTGCGGCATTTTTCCGCAACTTCGGCGGCAACGTCGTCGCTGCTATCAGCCACCTGGGCGAAGAGCCGTCGATCAATGATCTGATCGGCAGCGTCAAGGTGATGCTCGATGCCTACCTGGACGGCCGTATCGACCGCCTGAACGTGGTGTCCAACAAGTTCATCAATACCATGACGCAACAACCAACGGTCGAGCAGTTGATTCCGTTGGTGGCAACCCCGGATCAGGAACTCAAGCACCACTGGGACTATCTCTACGAACCAGACGCCAAAGAGCTGCTTGACGGCTTGATGGTGCGCTACGTGGAGTCGCAGGTCTACCAGTCGGTGGTCGAGAACAACGCAGCTGAACAAGCCGCGCGGATGATCGCAATGAAGAACGCTACCGACAACGCCGGTGATTTGATCAGCGATTTGCAGCTGATCTACAACAAGGCGCGTCAGGCTGCGATCACCCAAGAGATCTCGGAAATCGTCGGCGGCGCTGCCGCGGTTTAA
- the atpA gene encoding F0F1 ATP synthase subunit alpha yields the protein MQQLNPSEISEIIKGRIEKLDVTSQARNEGTVVSVSDGIVRIHGLADVMYGEMIEFPGGVFGMALNLEQDSVGAVVLGSYQTLAEGMSAKCTGRILEVPVGKELLGRVVDALGNPVDGKGPLNNTETDAVEKVAPGVIWRKSVDQPVQTGYKAVDAMIPVGRGQRELIIGDRQIGKTALAIDAIINQKDSGIFCVYVAVGQKQSTIANVVRKLEENGALANTIIVAASASESAALQFLAPYSGCTMGEYFRDRGEDALIVYDDLSKQAVAYRQISLLLRRPPGREAYPGDVFYLHSRLLERASRVSEEYVEKFTNGAVTGKTGSLTALPIIETQAGDVSAFVPTNVISITDGQIFLESAMFNSGIRPAVNAGVSVSRVGGAAQTKIIKKLSGGIRTALAQYRELAAFAQFASDLDEATRKQLEHGQRVTELMKQKQYAPMSIADMSLSLYAAERGFLVDIEIARIGSFEQAMIAYFNRDHADLMAKINVKGDFNDEIDAGLKAGIEKFKATQTW from the coding sequence ATGCAGCAACTCAATCCTTCCGAAATAAGTGAAATTATCAAGGGCCGCATCGAAAAACTCGATGTGACCTCCCAAGCCCGTAACGAAGGCACTGTCGTCAGCGTGTCTGACGGCATCGTGCGGATTCACGGTCTGGCCGACGTCATGTACGGCGAGATGATCGAGTTTCCGGGCGGCGTCTTCGGTATGGCCCTCAACCTGGAGCAAGACTCTGTAGGTGCCGTTGTATTGGGCTCTTACCAGACTTTGGCTGAAGGCATGAGCGCCAAGTGCACCGGCCGCATCCTCGAAGTTCCGGTTGGTAAGGAACTGCTGGGTCGCGTAGTCGACGCACTGGGTAACCCAGTTGACGGCAAAGGCCCTCTGAACAACACCGAGACCGATGCGGTCGAGAAAGTTGCTCCGGGCGTGATCTGGCGTAAGTCGGTAGACCAGCCTGTACAGACTGGCTACAAGGCTGTCGATGCCATGATCCCTGTCGGCCGTGGCCAGCGTGAGCTGATCATCGGTGACCGTCAGATCGGTAAAACCGCTCTGGCGATCGATGCGATCATCAACCAGAAAGACAGCGGCATCTTCTGCGTATACGTAGCGGTCGGTCAGAAACAATCGACCATCGCCAACGTTGTTCGCAAGCTGGAAGAAAACGGCGCTCTGGCTAACACCATCATCGTCGCTGCCAGTGCTTCGGAATCCGCTGCACTGCAATTCCTGGCACCGTACTCCGGCTGCACCATGGGCGAATACTTCCGCGACCGCGGTGAAGACGCGCTGATCGTTTATGACGATCTGTCCAAGCAAGCAGTGGCTTACCGCCAGATTTCCCTGCTGCTGCGCCGTCCACCAGGACGTGAAGCGTACCCAGGTGACGTGTTCTATCTCCACTCCCGTCTGCTGGAGCGTGCATCGCGCGTTTCCGAAGAGTACGTAGAGAAGTTCACCAACGGCGCAGTGACCGGCAAAACCGGTTCCCTGACCGCTCTGCCGATCATCGAAACCCAGGCTGGCGACGTTTCCGCGTTTGTTCCGACCAACGTGATTTCCATCACCGACGGTCAGATCTTCCTGGAATCGGCCATGTTCAACTCCGGCATCCGTCCGGCTGTGAACGCCGGTGTTTCGGTATCCCGTGTGGGTGGTGCCGCTCAGACCAAGATCATCAAGAAGCTTTCCGGTGGTATCCGTACCGCTCTGGCTCAGTACCGTGAACTGGCAGCATTCGCCCAGTTCGCTTCTGACCTGGACGAAGCCACTCGCAAGCAGCTTGAGCACGGTCAGCGCGTTACCGAGCTGATGAAGCAGAAGCAATATGCGCCGATGTCCATCGCCGACATGTCCTTGTCCCTGTATGCCGCTGAACGTGGCTTCCTGGTGGACATCGAGATTGCCAGGATTGGCAGCTTCGAACAGGCCATGATTGCTTACTTCAACCGCGATCACGCCGATTTGATGGCGAAGATCAACGTGAAGGGTGACTTCAATGACGAAATCGACGCTGGCCTGAAAGCCGGTATCGAGAAGTTCAAGGCCACCCAAACCTGGTAA
- a CDS encoding F0F1 ATP synthase subunit delta — translation MAELTTLARPYAKAAFEHAQAHQQLANWSAMLGLAAAVSQDATMQQVLKAPRLTSAEKATTFIEVCGDKFDAKAQNFIHVVAENDRLPLLPEIAALFDLYKAEQEKSVDVDVTSAFALNEEQQDKLAKVLSARLNREVRLQVAEDAALIGGVIIRAGDLVIDGSIRGKLANLAEALKS, via the coding sequence ATGGCAGAACTGACCACGTTGGCCCGACCTTACGCTAAGGCAGCCTTCGAGCACGCGCAGGCCCACCAGCAGCTGGCCAATTGGTCAGCCATGCTCGGCCTGGCTGCTGCGGTGTCGCAAGACGCCACCATGCAGCAAGTGCTCAAGGCCCCGCGACTGACGAGCGCAGAAAAGGCCACCACTTTTATTGAAGTGTGTGGTGATAAGTTCGATGCCAAGGCACAGAATTTCATCCACGTCGTTGCCGAAAACGACCGTCTCCCGCTGTTGCCGGAGATCGCCGCTCTGTTCGACCTGTACAAGGCCGAACAAGAGAAATCGGTAGATGTGGATGTCACCAGTGCTTTTGCATTGAACGAAGAACAGCAAGACAAACTCGCCAAGGTTCTCAGTGCACGACTCAACCGGGAAGTGCGCCTGCAAGTTGCGGAGGACGCCGCCCTGATTGGTGGTGTCATCATCCGCGCCGGCGACCTGGTTATCGATGGCTCGATTCGCGGCAAACTCGCGAATCTTGCCGAAGCATTGAAATCTTGA
- a CDS encoding F0F1 ATP synthase subunit B: MNINATLIGQSVAFFIFVLFCMKFVWPPVIAALQERQKKIAEGLDAASRAARDLELAQDKVGQQLREAKTQAAEIIEQAKKRGAQIVEEARDQARVEAERVKAQAQAEIEQELNGVKDALRAQLGALAVGGAEKILGATIDQNAHAELVNKLAAEI; the protein is encoded by the coding sequence GTGAACATTAATGCAACCCTGATTGGCCAGTCCGTTGCGTTCTTCATTTTTGTGCTGTTCTGCATGAAGTTCGTGTGGCCTCCGGTCATCGCGGCTTTGCAAGAACGTCAGAAGAAGATCGCGGAAGGACTGGACGCTGCCAGCCGAGCAGCTCGCGACCTGGAGTTGGCCCAAGACAAAGTGGGTCAACAACTGCGCGAAGCGAAGACTCAGGCAGCCGAAATCATTGAGCAAGCCAAGAAACGCGGTGCTCAGATCGTCGAGGAAGCCCGTGACCAGGCCCGCGTCGAAGCTGAACGCGTGAAGGCTCAGGCTCAGGCCGAGATCGAACAGGAACTGAACGGTGTCAAAGACGCGCTGCGTGCCCAACTGGGTGCTCTGGCCGTTGGCGGTGCTGAGAAGATCCTCGGCGCCACAATCGATCAAAACGCGCACGCGGAGCTGGTTAATAAACTGGCCGCTGAAATCTAA
- the atpE gene encoding F0F1 ATP synthase subunit C — translation METVVGLTAIAVALLIGLGALGTAIGFGLLGGKFLEGAARQPEMVPMLQVKMFIVAGLLDAVTMIGVGIALFFTFANPFVGQVAG, via the coding sequence ATGGAAACTGTAGTTGGTCTAACCGCTATCGCTGTTGCACTGTTGATCGGCCTGGGCGCACTGGGTACCGCAATTGGTTTCGGCCTGTTGGGCGGTAAGTTCCTGGAAGGCGCTGCGCGTCAACCAGAAATGGTTCCAATGCTGCAGGTCAAGATGTTCATCGTTGCCGGTCTGCTCGACGCCGTAACCATGATCGGTGTTGGTATCGCCCTGTTCTTCACCTTTGCGAACCCCTTCGTTGGTCAAGTCGCTGGCTAA